Proteins co-encoded in one Cercospora beticola chromosome 7, complete sequence genomic window:
- a CDS encoding uncharacterized protein (BUSCO:EOG092605VL): MPPASGKRKRPERQHSDDSSHASPFRPEKSRMASRGASRRSSAVMEDGIEESNTSTSPMPANGSTQDASRLETPAENGDTPVPGITPSANGQATGDDVAVDSRSPFEYSFLGDETVVAWAESGSQATLDMASSLGELETSDLVQELIRSALDGRLTGQQAGHFVRDLIAARAQDGSVDVEFLFLNNLSFLFEASHRGNALKALLAATGIDQQTMRLELDIPLLQELGLVRSTFDKMKTRKTTNMLYRQANFNLLREESEGYAKLITEYFNTAQQAFAKRDGDPYIAEDAVQRVQALVGAFDLDVGRVLDITLDVSADLLVKAYPFFMKFYRASSWWPSNETVDNVQWEDQGFNSLPTWCLPGSGRSAFTETEREQLAALRQKRDVQFWEYVRQTRTKAFFELGARKIVDFDTVRPLLEQEAAPELDARGKESNPNKRQRVNEDRKYMRETGYLPPPGNFEAAQLLGFKLRFYASDARNPDDTLPDNLIYLTALLIKIGFVSLRDLYPHLHPSDDDMLAERKRLEKEKAEKEAKDRPGGGMNALLAAGALPDEGPVSKNPRLELNKSGGATPSQEKKDDNKPELPSPTNQKIFLLKALLLIGALPEALYILGRFPWLTEVDTSLPPFLFRIVRHMLSKMTELTKPTLDTNPIRQTRDRLINTTSQADGRLPVASWSVKKPIRWLHNDVFSESGEEYRHYYSDWSDNVPICQTPEDVFLLCDTFIGLLGPKIGQDTQIYGTLLRLVEQSLANDSSAPNRARCLSLMRRLLLPALSCGTHNPQHSQQVYDLLKTYSLSTRYNVYAEWFQGATSRQPDVRVAFARNKAEVRDVLRRVSNDTVRKQGRALGKVSLAAPGIVVTEMISQLEVYSNMIPSLVECTRYFSPMTFEVLTWALINSLSGNGRSRMQGDGMLTSPWLQASSRFVANLFTKYTYLNPTPILQYLASRLRVGETTDLEMLEQILIEMAGIRADVEFNDAQVVAMAGGVSLQSYILEQLSDKRHTKEKEKPSRRLIQCLNNSGLVGQLLIAMAQDRKLYGHGDELHYAPLKVITNNLDKISAVFAQYLETLKWHLKPQELEAALPEVGALVRDFGIDPDVALVMRRVAIRSRMNEHDTAKKQDSDKKEKTEDSTADKHGDVVMNDDSTGGTLDGDNAHHADPQSSTADDSSEQSAPSPWHPVLAAVIQQLTEALPDLATRVSVPFYVTFWTLTHQDILVPTDSYQKETNRIEQEIKQINADRSDVTSIVAKERDARKRTLQKWFDSLKSEPMQHMASYMAVRNRISGSKIGNKVIPGENAYWFPKSTATDQQQIKAENDGKHQALLQECFLPRAMMSAVDSHYAFEMLKLMHTNGTPGFSLMHLLINLFKKKQLTSLIFEATQNEAQHLARFLLEILKLLHRWHSDKSMYEKEALGLKKKLPGFVRQFEENGEPKLVMDWELFRKMLFNFHSALNGALQTCFESGEYMHIRNGMTVLKGIHQFFPALKFMGKNMMEQVERLSKEESRSDLKLSAMSLRGPLLGREKQWVLPQAFRLGEVSKEGRKSSSSRPETPQSASNKLSATAPDFKPSTTNGAPRKESAVEDGEIEDEKIAAAKAANIASIAVKEPTEKQSGSKEVPKSKESRSSRPTAARDAPRSESKPSTPVPSQSRTALPPSLPHRPDSRDASTRTESSRPPRDLPQRPEESAYSRSHSGQPNNRNVSRYGDRQDDHYNRVDRGGEARPASRDQSPSHRTATGRTTPMGARGSYRDERPYERGPSDGRYARDEQHVSRREPSAHHSRDAPDPRERVGSSNRPSEGGMHPDRMGHLSSVAVTPETHRTPAITSSSAPAQQQEQVPVNPARLALINQDSSATASPRSGRDRPHADHDQRRDRGGRPDEHGGATSFPPRSDSRSNARHNDSPRDAQSRSEPQQDLAPRGPRSRGGRLQEMPPPSQESTYGRLNAPADPPSGPKNGPAGRSGRNFTTPQASPASAQSPTMGRAPDQPAPRGPSRQPSGSIQQMERGPAPNSAPSTPATESGPPVHPSRLAHLGQQPSPIQTNFAPNGPRSGGLNSPAAAPPSAPRGPGRNGPSSSTPTGPSPSNTLPPSGPATAAERQQRNRQRDRINATLQDNGTQPGQGVQFRGASSRQSSISGGPAIASSMAPPVAPSSDLFQGRQDRAEDRGHRHRDDTRQSNSRHPSRERSHNESTFGPGHAPPPPANPADEGRSRRDGPRDSRHPREDRPREAPRTDQRGPERQGPRADEGHTRRGPPYPSGSFGGPPSAQYQNDPRQGGGGRMAPSGPQADMRGGPPRREDERRDPSGRTMGREDNGPPGSLDVRKRRHEDPQQGFDPSKRRRRSGRP, translated from the exons ATGCCTCCTGCGAGTGGCAAGCGCAAACGACCCGAGCGGCAGCACTCCGATGATTCGTCGCATGCATCACCATTTCGTCCTGAGAAATCGCGAATGGCATCACGAGGAgcctcgagaagaagcagcgctGTCATGGAGGATGGTATCGAAGAGTCGAACACATCGACATCACCCATGCCCGCGAACGGGAGCACGCAAGATGCCTCGCGCCTAGAAAC GCCAGCCGAGAATGGCGATACACCAGTACCCGGGATTACTCCTAGCGCCAACGGGCAGGCAACTGGGGACGATGTGGCCGTGGACTCGCGATCGCCTTTTGAATATTCTTTCCTTGGAGACGAGACCGTGGTAGCATGGGCGGAATCCGGCAGTCAGGCAACGCTGGACATGGCCTCATCTTTAGGAGAACTGGAGACGAGCGATCTCGTTCAGGAGCTTATTCGGTCGGCATTGGACGGTAGATTGACTGGACAGCAAGCTGGTCATTTCGTCCGGGACCTCATCGCAGCGAGGGCTCAAGACGGAAGCGTTGATGTCGAATTTCTATTCCTCAACAACTTATCCTTTCTCTTCGAAGCCAGTCATCGTGGCAATGCCCTGAAGGCCCTCCTGGCCGCTACCGGCATCGATCAACAAACCATGCGACTGGAACTCGATATACCATTGCTCCAAGAGCTAGGCCTCGTGCGCAGCACTTTCGACAAGATGAAGACACGGAAGACCACCAACATGCTCTATCGCCAGGCAAACTTCAACCTGTTGCGAGAGGAGAGCGAAGGGTACGCGAAGCTGATCACAGAATATTTTAACACAGCGCAACAGGCTTTCGCCAAACGCGACGGGGATCCTTACATCGCCGAAGATGCGGTCCAACGGGTCCAAGCGCTAGTAGGAGCCTTCGACCTCGATGTCGGCCGTGTCTTAGACATCACTCTCGACGTCAGTGCGGACCTACTTGTAAAAGCGTACCCTTTCTTCATGAAGTTCTACCGTGCGAGTTCGTGGTGGCCCAGCAACGAGACCGTCGACAACGTCCAATGGGAAGATCAAGGCTTCAATTCGCTACCGACGTGGTGTCTGCCAGGATCTGGAAGATCTGCATTCACCGAGACTGAGCGAGAGCAACTGGCAGCGCTAAGGCAGAAACGAGACGTTCAGTTCTGGGAGTATGTGCGCCAAACTCGCACCAAGGCTTTTTTTGAGCTTGGTGCAAGAAAGATTGTCGATTTCGATACAGTCCGCCCGCTTCTTGAACAAGAAGCTGCACCGGAGCTCGATGCCAGGGGCAAGGAATCGAACCCAAACAAACGGCAACGTGTGAACGAAGATCGCAAATACATGCGAGAAACTGGATACCTCCCACCACCCGGCAATTTCGAGGCGGCTCAGCTCCTCGGTTTCAAGCTGCGATTTTATGCTTCTGATGCACGCAATCCAGATGACACACTACCAGACAATCTGATCTATCTTACGGCGCTTCTCATCAAAATTGGATTCGTGTCTTTACGCGACCTCTACCCTCACCTGCATCCGAGTGATGATGATATGCTAGCAGAGCGGAAACGActcgagaaagagaaggcagaaaAAGAGGCAAAAGATCGTCCCGGAGGTGGGATGAATGCTCTTCTGGCGGCTGGTGCCTTGCCAGACGAAGGGCCGGTCTCGAAGAATCCTCGCCTCGAACTCAACAAGAGCGGCGGCGCAACGCCGTcacaagagaagaaagacgaCAACAAGCCTGAGCTGCCTAGCCCTACAAACCAGAAGATTTTCCTGCTCAAGGCTCTTCTGCTTATTGGGGCACTCCCTGAAGCTCTTTACATCCTCGGCCGTTTTCCCTGGTTGACGGAAGTGGACACCTCTCTCCCCCCGTTCTTGTTCCGCATAGTACGGCACATGTTGAGCAAAATGACCGAGCTCACGAAACCGACTCTGGACACGAATCCTATCAGACAGACACGTGACCGTCTCATCAATACCACATCGCAAGCGGATGGCCGACTACCAGTGGCTTCTTGGTCAGTCAAAAAGCCAATACGGTGGCTGCACAACGATGTCTTCAGCGAGTCCGGTGAAGAGTACAGGCACTACTACAGCGACTGGAGCGACAATGTACCAATCTGTCAGACGCCAGAAGATGTCTTCCTATTGTGCGACACATTCATCGGCCTCCTCGGACCAAAAATCGGACAAGATACGCAGATCTATGGCACACTTCTCCGTCTTGTTGAACAGAGCTTGGCGAACGATTCCTCAGCTCCGAACCGTGCGCGCTGTCTATCGTTGATGCGTCGCCTGCTCCTACCAGCGTTGAGCTGTGGCACACACAATCCGCAGCACAGCCAGCAGGTCTATGACCTTCTCAAGACATATTCCTTATCGACCCGCTACAACGTCTATGCGGAGTGGTTTCAGGGCGCCACTTCGAGACAGCCCGACGTGCGTGTCGCTTTTGCACGCAACAAGGCAGAGGTTCGGGACGTCCTCCGTCGGGTATCCAACGATACTGTCAGGAAGCAAGGCCGAGCCCTAGGCAAAGTGTCTTTGGCAGCTCCGGGCATCGTTGTGACTGAGATGATCAGTCAACTCGAAGTCTACTCCAACATGATTCCAAGTCTGGTTGAGTGCACCCGATATTTCTCGCCCATGACTTTCGAGGTGCTCACTTGGGCGCTTATCAACTCGCTCAGTGGCAATGGTCGAAGCCGTATGCAAGGCGATGGGATGCTGACCAGTCCTTGGCTTCAAGCATCGTCACGTTTTGTTGCCAATCTTTTCACCAAGTACACCTATCTCAACCCTACGCCAATACTGCAGTATTTGGCATCGAGATTGCGTGTTGGGGAAACGACCGACCTGGAGATGCTCGAACAAATATTGATTGAGATGGCTGGCATTCGTGCTGACGTGGAGTTCAACGACGCCCAAGTTGTGGCAATGGCAGGTGGTGTGTCGTTGCAGAGTTACATTCTCGAGCAGCTCTCCGACAAGAGGCACACGAAAGAAAAGGAGAAGCCATCAAGACGTCTCATCCAGTGTCTCAACAACTCTGGTCTGGTCGGCCAGCTCTTGATTGCCATGGCACAAGATCGCAAGTTGTACGGGCACGGGGATGAGCTCCACTATGCGCCTCTCAAAGTGATCACGAACAACCTGGACAAGATCTCTGCCGTTTTTGCTCAATATCTTGAGACTTTGAAGTGGCACCTTAAACCACAGGAGCTGGAAGCAGCGTTACCGGAAGTTGGGGCACTCGTGCGAGACTTTGGTATCGATCCCGACGTGGCGCTCGTGATGCGGCGTGTGGCTATTCGCAGCCGTATGAATGAACACGACACGGCTAAGAAGCAGGACAGCGACAAAAAGGAGAAGACGGAAGACTCCACAGCTGACAAGCACGGTGATGTCGTAATGAACGACGACAGCACTGGTGGCACCCTGGATGGAGACAATGCTCACCATGCGGATCCACAGTCCTCTACAGCCGATGACAGCTCCGAGCAATCGGCCCCCAGCCCCTGGCATCCTGTGCTCGCGGCAGTCATACAGCAACTCACCGAGGCGCTTCCAGATCTCGCGACTCGAGTCAGCGTTCCATTCTACGTTACCTTCTGGACCCTTACACATCAAGACATTCTCGTGCCAACCGACAGCTACCAGAAGGAGACGAACCGCATTGAACAGGAGATCAAGCAGATCAATGCTGATCGCAGTGATGTCACCAGCATCGTGGCTAAGGAACGTGATGCTCGAAAGAGGACTCTGCAAAAATGGTTTGACAGTCTCAAGTCAGAGCCAATGCAACACATGGCTTCATACATGGCCGTACGTAATCGAATCAGTGGCAGCAAAATTGGCAATAAGGTGATCCCGGGCGAGAACGCGTACTGGTTTCCAAAATCAACGGCCACGgatcagcagcagatcaAAGCTGAGAATGATGGCAAACATCAAGCTTTATTGCAGGAATGCTTCCTTCCTCGAGCGATGATGTCCGCCGTTGACTCGCACTACGCTTTCGAGATGCTGAAGCTGATGCATACAAACGGCACTCCGGGGTTCAGCTTGATGCATCTTCTCATTAATCTtttcaagaagaagcaactCACTTCTCTGATTTTTGAGGCTACGCAGAATGAAGCTCAGCACCTTGCACGCTTTTTGCTGGAGATTTTGAAGCTTCTGCACCGCTGGCATTCGGACAAGTCAATGTATGAAAAGGAGGCTCTGGGACTTaagaagaagctgcctgGCTTCGTGCGCCAGTTCGAGGAGAACGGCGAGCCGAAGCTGGTAATGGACTGGGAGTTGTTCCGCAAGATGCTCTTCAACTTTCACTCCGCACTCAATGGGGCACTTCAGACCTGCTTCGAATCTGGAGAGTACATGCACATCCGGAACGGTATGACGGTTCTCAAGGGCATTCATCAATTCTTCCCGGCCCTCAAATTCATGGGTAAGAACATGATGGAACAGGTCGAGAGGCTGTCCAAGGAGGAATCACGGAGCGACTTGAAGCTGTCTGCTATGTCATTGCGTGGACCCCTCCTGGGCAGGGAGAAGCAGTGGGTCCTGCCGCAAGCCTTCAGGCTGGGCGAAGTCTCGAAAGAGGGCCGcaagtcgtcgtcctctcgGCCGGAGACACCTCAATCAGCTTCCAACAAGCTCAGTGCAACTGCTCCTGACTTCAAGCCATCGACCACCAATGGCGCGCCAAGGAAGGAGTCGGCTGTGGAAGACGGTGAgatcgaggacgagaagattgCTGCGGCCAAAGCAGCGAATATCGCTTCTATTGCTGTCAAGGAGCCTACTGAGAAGCAGTCCGGCAGCAAAGAAGTGCCCAAATCGAAGGAGTCGAGATCGTCCCGGCCAACGGCCGCACGCGATGCACCTCGCAGTGAGTCAAAGCCATCGACGCCGGTACCATCACAGTCGAGGACCGCCTTGCCGCCGTCGCTTCCGCACCGTCCCGACTCAAGAGATGCTTCGACCCGGACGGAAAGCTCAAGACCACCGCGAGATCTGCCCCAAAGACCCGAAGAATCAGCGTACAGTCGGTCACACTCCGGTCAGCCTAACAATCGAAATGTTAGTCGTTACGGTGATCGTCAAGACGATCATTACAATAGGGTTGATAGAGGAGGTGAGGCACGCCCTGCTTCTCGAGATCAGTCACCAAGTCACCGCACAGCGACGGGCAGAACAACGCCGATGGGTGCCCGAGGATCTTATCGCGATGAACGTCCGTACGAGCGTGGACCCTCAGATGGTCGTTATGCTCGTGACGAACAGCATGTGTCGCGCAGAGAGCCGAGTGCTCACCATAGCAGAGACGCACCTGATCCACGAGAGCGGGTGGGCTCCTCAAATCGCCCTTCGGAAGGCGGCATGCACCCTGACCGGATGGGACATCTGTCCTCAGTCGCCGTCACTCCGGAAACACATCGCACGCCAGCGATTACGTCCAGTTCTGCCCCTGCACAGCAACAGGAGCAAGTGCCAGTCAATCCTGCCCGCTTGGCACTTATCAATCAGGACTCTTCGGCAACTGCGAGTCCACGATCAGGTAGAGATCGACCACATGCGGATCATGACCAACGCCGCGACCGAGGCGGGCGACCAGACGAGCATGGTGGCGCTACAAGCTTTCCGCCACGATCTGACAGTCGCTCCAATGCGCGCCATAACGACAGTCCTCGCGATGCTCAGAGCAGGTCCGAGCCTCAGCAAGATCTGGCTCCGCGCGGTCCTAGGTCCCGCGGGGGCCGACTGCAAGAAATGCCACCACCCTCCCAGGAATCGACCTATGGCCGTTTGAACGCCCCAGCTGATCCGCCTTCGGGCCCTAAGAATGGCCCGGCAGGTAGAAGCGGACGTAACTTCACGACTCCACAAGCGAGCCCAGCATCTGCGCAATCACCTACGATGGGCAGAGCACCCGATCAACCTGCCCCTCGGGGGCCATCTCGGCAGCCGAGTGGCTCTATACAACAGATGGAACGCGGGCCCGCGCCTAATTCTGCCCCGAGCACCCCTGCAACTGAGAGCGGACCTCCAGTTCACCCCAGTAGGCTTGCGCACCTTGGACAACAGCCTTCGCCTATCCAGACTAATTTTGCACCCAACGGGCCCCGCAGCGGAGGTTTGAACTCTCCGGCAGCAGCACCTCCATCAGCACCTCGTGGACCAGGGCGCAATGGGCCTTCATCCAGCACGCCAACAGGACCTTCCCCTTCCAATACTCTACCACCTTCAGGTCCCGCAACAGCTGCGGAGAGGCAGCAGAGGAATCGCCAACGCGATCGCATCAATGCTACGCTGCAGGATAATGGCACGCAACCGGGTCAAGGTGTGCAATTCCGAGGTGCATCCTCCAGACAATCGAGCATATCCGGCGGTCCTGCGATTGCCTCGTCTATGGCGCCTCCTGTTGCCCCGTCCTCGGATCTCTTCCAGGGTCGACAGGATCGTGCAGAAGATCGTGGTCACCGACATCGCGACGATACACGACAGTCGAACAGTCGTCATCCCAGCCGTGAGCGATCGCACAATGAGTCGACATTCGGTCCAGGCcatgctcctccaccaccagctAACCCAGCCGATGAGGGACGCAGCAGGCGAGATGGACCACGGGATTCGCGCCATCCGCGTGAAGATCGACCTCGCGAGGCGCCGCGAACCGACCAGAGAGGTCCGGAGCGTCAGGGACCTCGTGCAGATGAAGGTCATACACGTCGTGGACCACCCTATCCGTCTGGCTCGTTTGGCGGTCCTCCATCAGCACAATACCAGAATGATCCCCGACAAGGCGGAGGTGGCCGCATGGCACCGTCTGGACCTCAAGCCGACATGCGAGGTGGGCCACCACGACGTGAAGACGAGCGGAGGGACCCGAGCGGCAGAACGATGGGACGTGAAGACAATGGGCCGCCAGGGAGCTTAGATGTTCGAAAGCGTCGACATGAGGATCCTCAACAAGGATTCGACCCgtcaaagagaagaagaagaagcggaagacCATAG